Proteins from a genomic interval of Coraliomargarita sinensis:
- a CDS encoding helix-turn-helix domain-containing protein, translated as MKKTPRLLPAQRRLMERLGENLRLARLRRKLSASRVAERAGISRRTLVSIESGEPTVAMGNYFQVMRVLGLEKDFELLARDDEMGRKLQDMELTPKQRAPKRKAVT; from the coding sequence ATGAAAAAAACACCCCGCTTGTTACCTGCTCAACGACGTCTCATGGAGCGCCTTGGAGAAAACCTTCGATTGGCTCGATTGCGCCGTAAGCTGAGTGCCTCGCGCGTGGCCGAGCGGGCGGGAATCAGTCGCCGAACTCTGGTCAGCATTGAGTCCGGTGAACCGACTGTGGCCATGGGCAACTATTTCCAGGTCATGCGGGTGTTGGGACTGGAGAAGGACTTCGAGCTGCTGGCGCGTGACGACGAAATGGGGCGTAAGTTGCAGGATATGGAACTGACTCCCAAGCAGCGTGCCCCGAAACGTAAGGCCGTAACATGA
- a CDS encoding type II toxin-antitoxin system HipA family toxin: protein MSRSSAIFVYADWKGLGGATLMGQLHRSTVRGEEVLSFEYDRDWLKQPQPFLLDPRLQFVEGRQYADGANPFGLFLDSAPDRWGRLLIRRRAALNSEDASPVLFDSDYLLAVSDTCRMGALRFCDGSGGSFLAEDTELSVPPLQRLRELEQASRRFEASNSDDSEHVEWLRMLIAPGTSLGGARPKCSVIDPDGQLWIAKFPSRSDEYDVGAWEGLVYQLAKNAGLRIAEARVERFSKAGTTFLVRRFDRELDARIHFASSMNLLGYQDGDGAKTGASYLDLVDLIERYGSNVNEDLEELWRRIVFNVCVHNTDDHLRNHGFLLSDQGWTLSPAYDLNAQPWSGGHALNIDENNNACELDLVRRVGQYFRLSSKRQESIITEVSEVVSAWETYATKLGLKRSEIEQLRTAFEKR, encoded by the coding sequence ATGAGCCGCTCCTCCGCTATTTTTGTCTATGCCGACTGGAAGGGCTTGGGTGGTGCGACCCTGATGGGCCAATTGCATCGGTCGACAGTTCGAGGTGAGGAGGTGCTCTCTTTTGAGTACGATCGGGATTGGCTGAAGCAGCCGCAACCCTTTCTCCTGGATCCGAGGTTACAATTTGTCGAAGGACGCCAGTATGCCGACGGTGCGAATCCATTCGGGCTCTTTCTGGACTCAGCGCCGGACCGTTGGGGTCGGCTTCTCATTCGGCGGCGTGCCGCCCTGAATTCGGAGGATGCCTCACCAGTCCTGTTCGATTCGGACTATCTCCTGGCGGTTTCGGATACCTGCCGCATGGGGGCACTCCGCTTTTGTGATGGTTCAGGGGGTTCCTTCTTGGCGGAGGATACAGAACTTTCCGTGCCTCCACTGCAAAGGTTGCGTGAACTGGAACAGGCCTCCCGACGATTCGAGGCCTCCAACTCCGATGATTCTGAGCACGTCGAGTGGCTACGCATGCTGATCGCCCCCGGAACCTCTCTTGGCGGGGCGCGGCCAAAATGCAGCGTGATTGACCCCGATGGCCAGCTCTGGATCGCGAAGTTCCCAAGTCGGTCGGATGAATACGACGTGGGTGCTTGGGAGGGATTGGTCTATCAACTGGCCAAAAATGCTGGCCTGCGAATTGCCGAAGCACGGGTCGAGCGATTTTCCAAAGCAGGCACCACCTTCCTGGTCCGTCGTTTTGATCGGGAGTTGGATGCACGCATCCACTTCGCTTCGTCCATGAATCTACTCGGTTATCAGGATGGCGACGGTGCGAAAACGGGAGCCAGTTACCTCGACCTTGTCGACTTGATCGAGCGCTATGGATCCAATGTGAACGAAGATCTCGAAGAGCTCTGGCGAAGGATCGTCTTCAATGTCTGTGTCCACAACACCGACGACCACCTGCGCAATCACGGTTTCCTGCTCTCGGATCAGGGGTGGACCCTATCACCGGCCTACGATTTGAACGCGCAGCCTTGGAGTGGGGGACATGCATTGAACATTGACGAGAACAATAATGCCTGCGAATTGGACCTCGTTCGGCGCGTCGGGCAGTACTTCCGGCTCTCCTCAAAAAGACAGGAATCGATCATCACTGAGGTGTCGGAAGTGGTCAGCGCCTGGGAAACATACGCCACGAAGCTTGGTTTGAAGCGGAGTGAAATTGAGCAGCTGCGGACGGCTTTTGAGAAGAGATGA
- a CDS encoding PEP-CTERM sorting domain-containing protein, with product MFKKKLLTATLTPLAMIALSANAAVVIQPTDVDASSQFSPSFDSSHVIDGSGLGADSSDVETGDPVPTTWPTNINDSNTRSASWVSRDENNGWIMFDLGQSYELDGMHIWNYNSLESRGIQDVNIKFATTLTGTFGSTDETDTGWGTTTAETFTQASKLNTYTGETYSLGSTVTAQYVLFDIQTNYGDSLVGLDEVRFTGTAVPEPSSFALLASCFGLTWIMVRRR from the coding sequence ATGTTTAAGAAAAAATTACTGACCGCTACGCTCACTCCTCTCGCGATGATCGCGCTTTCAGCCAATGCGGCCGTTGTAATTCAGCCGACAGATGTAGACGCTAGCAGCCAGTTTAGTCCTTCTTTTGACTCGTCCCATGTCATAGACGGTTCTGGCTTAGGCGCTGATAGCTCGGACGTTGAAACCGGCGATCCGGTGCCTACAACCTGGCCCACTAACATAAATGACTCCAACACCCGTAGTGCTAGCTGGGTGTCTCGAGATGAAAACAACGGGTGGATCATGTTCGATCTCGGTCAGAGCTACGAATTGGACGGCATGCACATCTGGAACTACAACTCCCTCGAATCAAGGGGTATACAAGATGTGAACATCAAGTTCGCTACCACCCTTACTGGCACCTTCGGCAGCACTGATGAGACCGACACCGGATGGGGCACGACGACCGCCGAGACATTCACGCAAGCATCAAAGCTGAACACTTATACAGGGGAAACGTACTCCCTCGGCAGCACCGTTACGGCTCAATACGTCCTGTTTGATATTCAAACGAATTACGGCGATAGCTTAGTCGGTTTGGATGAAGTCCGCTTCACCGGCACCGCCGTTCCAGAGCCTTCGTCTTTTGCCCTGCTTGCTAGCTGCTTCGGCCTGACCTGGATCATGGTTCGTCGCCGCTAA
- a CDS encoding alpha-L-rhamnosidase C-terminal domain-containing protein, with protein sequence MIRLPYRKLLPLALIIHSLAFCWLQANSLPGQKTGLSTYAIQPQRIVWMSPEGVEHPDTLLKANAGQSTIKHIHPPFVLSPGENSGSIILDFGTQISGYLEIFTPGFKKSDGPRKLRVRFGESVAETSAELGERGAQNDHALRDQILKLPWFGKRMIGPSGFRFVRLDAIEGGPSVPMLEVRAMLQIRDVPYLGSFECPDERLNKIWQTGAWTVHLNMQDYLWDGIKRDRLVWLGDMHPEVSVISAVFGHNEVVPKSLDLMKTTTRPTQWINNISSYSMWWVIIHHDWYQLYGDLDYLKEQKDYLQKLLPHLAKHIDENGSEALRDGIRFLDWPTKANEKAVHEGLQALMVMTMDKGARLMDLLDDPATAELCRTAESKLRQHVPEVSGRKSPAALNLLAGLRKADAVAAELMAGGPKDLSTFYGYYVLCALGEAGETNAALDMISQYWGGMLDLGATTFWEDFDLEWTKNAARIDEPVPEGKDDIHGDYGAYCYKGFRHSFCHGWAGGPTAFLSHHVLGIQPAAPGFAKVRIQPNLGRLDWAEGSYPTPKGLIKVRHERQADGSIKSTIQTPPGVQQVD encoded by the coding sequence ATGATTCGACTCCCCTATCGCAAGCTCTTGCCTTTGGCATTAATCATTCACTCCCTCGCATTTTGTTGGCTGCAGGCAAACTCGCTGCCGGGACAAAAGACAGGCTTATCCACCTACGCGATCCAACCGCAGAGGATTGTCTGGATGAGTCCGGAGGGCGTGGAACATCCCGACACCCTCCTGAAGGCCAACGCCGGGCAGAGCACGATCAAGCACATCCATCCTCCCTTTGTCTTGAGCCCCGGCGAGAACTCCGGATCGATCATTCTGGATTTCGGCACGCAGATCTCCGGCTATCTGGAGATCTTTACTCCGGGCTTCAAAAAAAGCGACGGCCCCCGAAAGCTGCGGGTGCGTTTCGGCGAATCGGTTGCCGAGACCTCGGCCGAACTCGGTGAACGCGGCGCGCAAAACGACCATGCCCTGCGCGATCAAATCCTGAAACTTCCCTGGTTCGGGAAAAGGATGATCGGCCCCTCGGGCTTCCGCTTTGTCCGGCTGGATGCGATCGAAGGCGGACCCTCCGTGCCCATGCTGGAAGTCAGGGCCATGCTACAAATCCGCGATGTTCCCTATCTGGGCTCATTCGAATGCCCGGACGAACGCTTGAATAAAATTTGGCAAACCGGCGCCTGGACGGTCCACCTCAACATGCAGGACTACCTCTGGGACGGGATTAAACGGGATCGTTTGGTTTGGCTGGGTGATATGCATCCGGAAGTCTCGGTCATTAGTGCCGTCTTCGGGCATAATGAGGTTGTCCCCAAGAGCCTCGACTTAATGAAGACCACCACCCGCCCCACCCAATGGATCAACAACATCAGTTCCTACTCCATGTGGTGGGTCATCATCCACCATGACTGGTATCAGTTGTATGGTGATCTGGATTACCTGAAGGAACAAAAGGACTACCTGCAAAAGCTGTTGCCCCATCTGGCCAAACATATCGACGAAAACGGAAGCGAGGCACTCAGGGATGGCATTCGTTTCCTCGACTGGCCGACCAAGGCGAACGAGAAGGCCGTACACGAGGGGCTTCAGGCGCTCATGGTCATGACCATGGACAAGGGGGCAAGACTGATGGATTTACTGGACGATCCGGCGACTGCAGAGCTCTGTCGTACCGCGGAAAGCAAGCTCCGCCAACACGTACCGGAGGTGAGCGGGCGCAAGTCACCAGCCGCGCTCAACCTACTGGCGGGTCTTCGTAAGGCCGATGCGGTGGCAGCGGAACTGATGGCCGGAGGACCGAAGGACCTTTCCACCTTTTATGGCTACTATGTACTTTGCGCCCTCGGTGAGGCGGGCGAAACCAATGCCGCTTTGGATATGATCAGCCAGTACTGGGGCGGGATGCTCGACCTTGGAGCGACCACCTTCTGGGAGGACTTTGATCTGGAATGGACCAAGAACGCCGCACGAATTGACGAACCGGTCCCGGAGGGCAAGGACGACATCCACGGTGATTACGGGGCCTATTGCTACAAGGGTTTTCGTCACAGCTTCTGTCACGGCTGGGCCGGTGGGCCGACTGCCTTCCTCAGTCATCACGTCCTGGGCATTCAACCGGCGGCACCGGGATTTGCGAAGGTCAGGATCCAGCCGAACCTGGGCCGTCTCGATTGGGCCGAAGGCAGCTACCCGACGCCGAAGGGCCTCATCAAAGTGCGCCACGAGAGACAAGCCGACGGCTCCATCAAAAGCACCATCCAAACCCCGCCGGGGGTGCAACAGGTGGACTAG
- a CDS encoding sulfatase family protein: MFIRLFAFFFAVSLTHAAAEPQRPNILWIFSDDHTRQAIGAYGGRFADLDPTPNIDRIADQGIRFDRAYVGNSICAPARATLLTGKHSHIHGKTGNRGGFDHNQQQFQKILQKHDYQTAMIGKIHLSGKMQGFDYWDVLPGQGSYYQPEFISEAGSEIVEGYVADIITDKAIDWLEHKRDRDKPFMLMVHHKATHRTWMAAPRHVGLYDEVTLPEPDNLFDDYENRGIAAKKQDMTLKSTMRLDTDLKVRSEANKAKGFKRYRDNPYPGGESGAYFRMNDEQRAIWDAAYDPRNQAYFDADLEHGSRQWIRWAYQRYVKDYLRTAHSVDESVGALLDYLAANGLDKNTIVMYSSDQGFYLGEHGWFDKRFMYDESFSTPLLVSWPGVSQSGTVNSDLVQNIDFAETFLDLAGAPIPEAMQGRSLLPLINGERPDDWRDSLYYHYYAYPATHSVRRHEGVFDGRWKLIRFYGPGVPGREQWELFDLKKDPLEMNSIYEEPEHAEQIKRLKSELTALKEQYQVPQD, from the coding sequence ATGTTCATCCGTCTTTTTGCATTCTTTTTTGCCGTTTCATTGACGCACGCTGCCGCCGAGCCTCAGCGTCCCAACATCCTCTGGATTTTCTCGGACGACCATACCCGCCAGGCCATCGGCGCCTATGGCGGGCGCTTCGCCGACCTGGACCCGACGCCGAATATCGATCGGATCGCCGACCAGGGAATACGCTTCGACCGCGCCTATGTGGGCAACTCGATCTGCGCGCCGGCGCGGGCCACTCTGCTGACCGGTAAACACAGCCATATTCACGGCAAGACCGGTAACCGTGGTGGATTCGATCACAACCAGCAGCAATTCCAGAAGATCCTGCAAAAGCATGACTACCAGACCGCCATGATTGGCAAGATTCACCTTTCAGGTAAGATGCAGGGCTTTGACTATTGGGACGTTTTGCCGGGACAGGGTTCCTATTACCAACCCGAATTCATCTCGGAAGCGGGTTCGGAGATCGTCGAGGGCTACGTCGCCGATATCATAACGGACAAGGCGATCGACTGGCTTGAGCACAAGCGCGACCGTGACAAACCCTTCATGCTTATGGTTCATCACAAAGCCACCCACCGCACCTGGATGGCCGCGCCGCGGCATGTGGGCCTTTACGACGAAGTGACGCTGCCCGAGCCGGACAACCTCTTCGATGATTACGAAAACCGGGGCATCGCTGCCAAAAAGCAGGACATGACACTCAAATCAACCATGCGTCTGGATACGGACCTGAAGGTCCGCTCGGAGGCGAATAAAGCAAAAGGTTTCAAAAGATATCGCGACAATCCTTATCCCGGGGGAGAAAGCGGTGCTTACTTCCGAATGAATGATGAGCAGCGCGCGATTTGGGACGCCGCTTACGACCCGCGCAATCAAGCCTACTTCGATGCCGACCTTGAGCATGGTTCCCGCCAATGGATTCGCTGGGCCTACCAGCGCTATGTCAAAGACTACCTGCGCACCGCCCACAGTGTGGACGAAAGTGTCGGTGCACTGCTCGATTATCTGGCTGCCAACGGGCTGGATAAAAATACCATCGTGATGTACTCCTCCGACCAGGGCTTTTACCTCGGCGAGCACGGCTGGTTTGATAAGCGCTTCATGTATGATGAATCCTTCAGCACGCCGCTCCTCGTCAGCTGGCCGGGCGTGAGCCAGTCGGGCACCGTGAATTCCGATTTGGTGCAGAACATCGACTTCGCTGAAACCTTCCTCGACCTGGCCGGCGCGCCGATTCCTGAGGCCATGCAGGGCCGGAGCCTGCTTCCCTTAATTAACGGCGAGCGACCGGACGATTGGCGTGATTCGCTTTATTACCATTACTACGCCTATCCTGCCACGCACAGTGTTCGGCGTCACGAGGGTGTCTTCGATGGCCGCTGGAAACTCATCCGTTTCTATGGCCCCGGTGTGCCCGGTCGTGAGCAATGGGAGCTGTTCGACTTGAAAAAGGATCCGTTGGAAATGAACAGCATTTACGAAGAGCCTGAGCATGCGGAGCAGATCAAACGTTTGAAGTCAGAGCTCACTGCGTTGAAGGAGCAATATCAGGTGCCGCAGGACTGA
- a CDS encoding heparinase II/III domain-containing protein: MRKIALLWILQIALLLVPLTSGAYPSELLDELKARRDMPHPRILLAAEATDDWRESIAADPIKQSVASFVVKKAEVYLNKDLVAYELTGRRLRGPCRAVMNRIAYLGLAYKLTGDPRFAKRGVREMLNVASFKDWNPSRFLDTATMTAALGFGYDWFFHEMGEAERRSIREAIIKQGLLPSFQPGNNRWVGSKNNWNQVCQAGLTVGALAIFEDATEIAAIIIDRGIKNVPTALKAYAPDGAYPEGPGYWEYGTSYTVLQITALESVLGQDFGLSAHPGFLESSDYYLHTHRPDRQLFNYSDNSLNKPVNPASFWFAAKRNKPALLWSELPKLQALIASEPGEGIKDRFFPLVLFWAGEIAPDAEPKELSWHGRGHTPVALHRSSWEPDATYFGIKGGSPRVNHAHMDAGTFVLDMGGVQWVEDIGAQSYNSLESLGLHIWSNDADSDRWRVFRFGPWSHNTVIVDGQAQDVDGRTTLTHFTNDPFTQVTLDLSEAFGGRLASAIRTASLPEPELFEIRDRLTADTSDRDARWAFFTRAELDIKSGKIAHLRRDGRTMRVSLLAPADASFKNISTEAPNNWDGPNPGSSMLGLTTSIPANETREIQVRFELIDY; the protein is encoded by the coding sequence ATGCGCAAAATAGCCCTTCTTTGGATCCTGCAAATCGCCCTTCTACTCGTGCCGCTTACTTCAGGAGCTTATCCCAGCGAACTGCTTGACGAATTAAAGGCGAGGCGGGATATGCCACACCCGCGCATTTTGCTCGCCGCAGAGGCCACGGACGACTGGCGGGAGTCGATCGCGGCGGATCCGATTAAGCAGAGCGTCGCGTCCTTCGTTGTCAAAAAGGCGGAGGTTTATCTCAACAAAGACTTAGTCGCCTACGAACTCACGGGGCGCCGCCTGCGCGGACCGTGTCGCGCGGTCATGAACCGGATCGCTTATCTGGGCCTGGCTTATAAGCTGACCGGCGATCCGCGTTTTGCCAAACGGGGCGTTCGTGAAATGTTGAACGTCGCGTCCTTCAAAGATTGGAATCCAAGTCGCTTCCTCGATACCGCCACCATGACGGCGGCACTGGGCTTCGGTTACGACTGGTTTTTCCACGAAATGGGCGAGGCCGAGCGGCGGAGCATCCGCGAAGCGATTATTAAGCAAGGGCTGCTGCCCTCTTTCCAACCGGGTAACAACCGGTGGGTCGGATCGAAGAACAACTGGAACCAAGTCTGCCAAGCGGGCCTCACGGTTGGCGCGCTAGCGATTTTCGAAGACGCCACTGAAATCGCCGCCATCATCATCGACCGCGGCATCAAAAACGTGCCCACCGCTCTCAAAGCCTACGCGCCCGACGGTGCCTATCCCGAAGGTCCGGGCTATTGGGAATACGGAACGAGTTACACCGTTTTACAGATTACCGCACTCGAGTCCGTGCTGGGGCAGGACTTCGGCCTCAGCGCTCATCCAGGATTCCTCGAATCCTCCGATTACTACCTACACACCCACCGACCGGACCGACAATTATTCAACTACTCGGACAACAGCCTGAACAAGCCGGTCAATCCCGCCAGCTTTTGGTTTGCCGCCAAGCGCAACAAACCGGCCCTGCTTTGGTCGGAACTGCCGAAGCTTCAAGCTCTGATTGCCTCAGAACCCGGAGAAGGAATAAAGGACCGCTTCTTCCCGCTCGTGCTGTTCTGGGCTGGTGAAATCGCGCCCGACGCCGAGCCCAAAGAGCTCAGTTGGCACGGTCGAGGCCACACTCCGGTCGCGCTTCATCGTAGCTCATGGGAGCCGGACGCCACTTACTTCGGCATCAAAGGCGGCTCACCCCGTGTCAACCACGCCCACATGGACGCGGGGACATTCGTCCTCGACATGGGCGGCGTGCAGTGGGTCGAAGATATCGGAGCGCAATCCTACAACTCGCTAGAAAGTCTCGGCCTGCATATTTGGAGCAACGATGCGGATAGCGACCGCTGGCGCGTCTTCAGATTCGGTCCGTGGTCGCACAACACGGTGATCGTCGATGGACAAGCCCAGGACGTCGATGGGCGGACCACGCTGACTCACTTCACGAACGATCCCTTCACGCAAGTCACCCTCGACCTGAGCGAAGCCTTCGGCGGTCGCCTCGCCTCCGCCATTCGGACAGCCAGCCTACCGGAGCCCGAACTCTTCGAGATCCGCGATCGACTCACAGCTGATACGAGCGACCGTGATGCGCGCTGGGCGTTTTTCACGCGTGCTGAACTCGACATCAAGAGCGGCAAGATCGCCCACCTCCGCCGCGATGGGAGAACGATGCGCGTCTCGCTGCTCGCTCCGGCAGACGCTTCTTTCAAAAATATCTCCACCGAAGCGCCAAACAACTGGGACGGGCCAAACCCGGGCAGCTCCATGCTCGGTCTGACCACAAGCATCCCGGCAAACGAAACCCGCGAGATCCAAGTCCGCTTCGAGTTGATCGATTACTAA
- a CDS encoding SMP-30/gluconolactonase/LRE family protein gives MNARRFPIKQCLLASCVAITLAGCQSAKWSGPLARAPWQAEHLVTIDGFKVPECVLWDGGQGLAYVANVESEPEHYWDDDGVGFISTIKANHQVGELRWFTSRPDQIIHSPKGMCVLNGELYFSDNTRVMRVGDDRLQLVAEGFVKANDLATDGKRVWVSDTAAGKVFALHPDGSRSEIRAPASINGITFDDDKMYGVSWDLHEIYELDPTGEKEAIAFGLAEHFVNLDGIEVLEDGSFIVSDFMGDAVYLIEADRKTVHKLIDIPTPADIGIKREEGLLYVPQFKQDKVSVYTLSFTKSSDLMAPSLDAVRARRVR, from the coding sequence ATGAACGCCCGTCGATTTCCCATCAAGCAGTGCCTGCTTGCCTCCTGCGTCGCAATCACCCTGGCCGGTTGTCAGTCCGCGAAGTGGTCGGGGCCGCTAGCCCGGGCCCCCTGGCAGGCCGAACACCTCGTCACCATCGATGGCTTTAAGGTTCCGGAATGCGTGCTCTGGGATGGGGGTCAAGGTCTGGCCTATGTTGCCAACGTCGAAAGCGAGCCCGAACACTATTGGGACGACGACGGGGTCGGTTTCATCTCCACCATCAAGGCGAACCACCAGGTCGGTGAACTGCGCTGGTTCACGAGCCGACCGGATCAGATCATCCATTCGCCCAAGGGCATGTGCGTGCTCAATGGCGAGCTCTACTTTAGCGACAACACGCGGGTGATGCGCGTGGGCGATGATCGGCTCCAGTTGGTGGCCGAGGGCTTCGTCAAAGCCAACGACCTCGCGACCGACGGCAAGCGGGTGTGGGTTTCCGACACTGCGGCCGGCAAAGTCTTCGCGCTCCATCCCGATGGCAGCAGGAGCGAGATCCGTGCACCTGCCAGCATCAACGGCATCACCTTTGATGACGACAAAATGTATGGAGTCAGCTGGGACCTTCACGAAATTTATGAGCTCGACCCCACGGGCGAGAAAGAAGCCATCGCCTTCGGCCTGGCGGAACACTTCGTCAACCTGGATGGGATCGAAGTGCTGGAAGACGGCAGCTTCATCGTATCCGACTTCATGGGCGACGCGGTCTATCTGATCGAGGCCGACCGCAAGACAGTGCACAAGCTGATCGACATTCCGACCCCGGCCGACATCGGCATCAAGCGCGAAGAAGGTCTTCTCTACGTCCCGCAGTTCAAGCAGGACAAGGTCTCTGTTTACACATTAAGCTTCACTAAATCTTCTGACCTAATGGCCCCCAGCCTTGACGCGGTTCGCGCCAGGCGAGTTCGTTGA